One region of Mycolicibacterium rhodesiae NBB3 genomic DNA includes:
- a CDS encoding NfeD family protein gives MPAALIWLIAALALAGAEALTGDLFLLMLGGGALAAAGSSLIFDDLWVHGAVFAVVSVLLLVLVRPALRRHFMSGKGLPEPAKALEGKSALVLDRVGRHEGQVKLEGEVWTARPLNESDVFEPGDHVTVVQIDGATAVVQKVV, from the coding sequence ATGCCTGCTGCGCTGATCTGGCTAATCGCCGCGCTGGCCCTCGCCGGTGCCGAGGCGCTCACGGGTGATCTGTTTCTGCTGATGCTCGGCGGCGGCGCCCTGGCAGCAGCCGGGTCCAGCCTCATCTTCGACGACCTGTGGGTACACGGCGCGGTTTTCGCCGTGGTGTCGGTACTGCTGCTGGTGCTGGTTCGTCCCGCTCTGCGCAGGCATTTCATGTCGGGGAAGGGTCTGCCCGAGCCCGCGAAGGCGCTGGAGGGCAAGAGCGCATTGGTGCTCGACCGGGTAGGACGCCACGAGGGACAGGTGAAGCTCGAGGGCGAGGTCTGGACTGCGCGCCCGCTCAACGAGAGCGATGTCTTCGAACCAGGCGACCACGTGACCGTCGTGCAGATCGACGGTGCGACCGCGGTCGTGCAGAAAGTCGTCTAG
- the mutA gene encoding methylmalonyl-CoA mutase small subunit — protein MPVDTSVGSESDREQWRAAVAGVLAKSSRKDPAELGEAPEQLLDSPTYEGFPIRPLYTVLDSQPEAPLPGSWPFIRGSDGLRDVKSGWKVAESFPAPGQVAVTDGNGAVLSALTEGTSALIIDVGPAGVNAGELDRLLEGVFLELVPVVLDAGTDFAAAADAVLALVTDLDDERRARLSVDLGADPLTAALSGRGAPSIDEVLATAAKTIAYDGGVRAITVDGPAFHDLGANASWELAGAIAAGVSYLRLLVDSGVPARDALRQISFRFAADDDQFMTIAKLRAGRQLWARVAEVVGAPDAGAATVHAVTSKPMMTQRDPWVNMLRTTVAAFAAGVGGADTVAVHAFDSAIPGGWPGTAASFARRMARNTQLLLLEESHIGRVLDPGGGSWFIEDLTRELAVQAWTQFRDIESRGGFAAARDFLAEQIAQVSRQRSEDIAHRRTAITGVSEYPNLAEMPLPAIQPLPAVPAIQPLPAVHCDPDPGVQRYASAFEALRDRSDAYLAEHGSRPTALLLPLGPLAEHNIRTTFAANLLASGGVEALNPGPLDAAGVAQAVSDAGGAVAAVICGTDARYAEEASGAVEAARAAGVSHIYLAGPEKAVADAANKPDEYLTAKIDAIAALSALLTRLGA, from the coding sequence GTGCCGGTAGATACGTCCGTGGGATCGGAGTCGGACCGCGAGCAGTGGCGTGCCGCCGTTGCCGGGGTGCTGGCAAAAAGCAGCCGCAAGGATCCCGCCGAACTGGGCGAGGCGCCTGAGCAACTGCTGGACTCGCCGACCTACGAAGGCTTTCCGATCCGGCCGCTGTATACCGTCCTCGACTCCCAGCCCGAGGCTCCGCTGCCCGGCAGTTGGCCGTTCATCCGCGGCTCGGACGGACTGCGCGACGTCAAATCCGGATGGAAGGTCGCCGAATCCTTCCCGGCGCCGGGACAGGTCGCGGTGACCGACGGAAACGGTGCGGTGCTGTCGGCGCTCACCGAGGGCACCAGCGCGCTGATCATCGATGTCGGTCCTGCCGGTGTGAACGCCGGCGAACTCGACCGGCTGCTCGAGGGGGTCTTCCTCGAACTGGTTCCCGTGGTTCTGGATGCGGGGACCGACTTCGCCGCCGCCGCCGATGCGGTGCTGGCACTGGTGACCGACCTGGATGACGAACGGCGAGCACGCCTTTCGGTCGACCTGGGCGCCGACCCGCTGACCGCGGCACTCAGCGGCCGCGGCGCTCCGTCGATCGACGAGGTGCTGGCCACCGCTGCCAAGACGATCGCCTACGACGGCGGCGTACGCGCCATCACCGTCGACGGTCCGGCGTTCCACGACCTCGGCGCGAATGCATCATGGGAGCTGGCCGGTGCGATCGCGGCGGGTGTCAGCTATTTGCGCCTCCTCGTCGACAGCGGAGTGCCCGCACGGGATGCGTTGCGTCAGATCAGCTTCAGGTTCGCCGCCGACGACGATCAGTTCATGACCATCGCGAAGCTGCGCGCGGGGCGACAGCTGTGGGCAAGGGTGGCCGAAGTGGTGGGTGCGCCCGACGCGGGCGCAGCAACGGTGCACGCGGTGACATCCAAACCGATGATGACTCAGCGTGATCCGTGGGTGAACATGCTGCGGACCACGGTTGCCGCCTTCGCCGCGGGTGTCGGGGGAGCCGACACCGTCGCGGTCCACGCGTTCGACAGCGCGATCCCCGGGGGATGGCCGGGCACCGCAGCCAGTTTCGCGCGACGCATGGCGCGCAACACCCAACTTCTGCTGTTGGAGGAATCGCACATCGGTCGCGTGCTCGACCCCGGCGGCGGTTCGTGGTTCATCGAAGACCTGACCCGGGAATTGGCCGTGCAGGCGTGGACGCAGTTCCGTGACATCGAATCCCGCGGCGGTTTCGCAGCCGCACGTGACTTTCTCGCCGAGCAGATCGCGCAGGTCAGCCGGCAGCGCAGCGAGGACATCGCGCATCGGCGCACCGCCATCACCGGTGTCAGCGAATATCCGAATCTCGCGGAAATGCCGCTGCCGGCGATCCAGCCGCTGCCGGCGGTGCCGGCGATCCAGCCGCTGCCGGCGGTGCACTGCGACCCGGATCCCGGCGTGCAGCGCTACGCGTCGGCGTTCGAAGCGCTGCGGGACCGCTCCGATGCCTATCTGGCCGAACACGGATCCAGGCCCACCGCACTGCTATTGCCGCTCGGGCCGCTCGCCGAACACAACATTCGCACGACGTTCGCCGCCAACCTGCTGGCGTCCGGCGGCGTCGAGGCCCTAAACCCCGGTCCGTTGGACGCCGCGGGTGTCGCACAAGCGGTTTCGGACGCCGGGGGAGCCGTCGCCGCGGTGATCTGCGGTACCGATGCCCGCTACGCCGAGGAAGCGTCGGGTGCGGTGGAAGCCGCCCGCGCGGCGGGTGTTTCGCACATCTACCTTGCCGGCCCCGAGAAGGCCGTCGCCGATGCCGCCAACAAGCCTGACGAATACCTGACCGCCAAGATTGACGCGATCGCCGCGCTGTCGGCGCTACTCACCCGATTGGGGGCGTGA
- a CDS encoding TVP38/TMEM64 family protein produces MNTVVSTLRTVRSSVLVTAAALPRRRVFTILAAVVILVAIALLVDLPNAVQLRDWATSVGPWFPLAFLGAHIVVTIFPFPRTAFTLAAGLLFGPALGVPLAVAAATVSAVIALLLVRAAGWQLIKLVPHPRIESLDTRLRQRGWPTIVSMRLIPAVPFSVLNYAAGASAVRVLPYTFATLIGLLPGTSAVVILGDALTGNVSPLLVLISFCTACVGVAGLVYEIRTHRRHHRERLDRAEQVAEPTTAS; encoded by the coding sequence GTGAATACCGTCGTCAGCACCCTGCGCACCGTGCGCTCCTCGGTGCTCGTGACGGCCGCTGCGCTCCCGCGGCGGCGAGTGTTCACGATCCTGGCGGCGGTTGTGATTCTCGTCGCAATCGCTCTGCTGGTGGACCTTCCGAACGCGGTACAGCTGCGCGACTGGGCGACGTCCGTCGGCCCCTGGTTCCCGTTGGCCTTTCTGGGCGCACACATCGTGGTGACGATCTTTCCGTTCCCGCGCACCGCCTTCACCCTGGCCGCCGGACTGCTGTTCGGTCCGGCCCTCGGTGTCCCACTCGCAGTCGCAGCCGCCACCGTCAGCGCGGTCATCGCGCTGCTTCTGGTCCGCGCCGCCGGCTGGCAGCTCATCAAGCTGGTGCCGCATCCCCGGATCGAGTCGCTGGACACGCGGCTTCGCCAACGCGGCTGGCCCACCATCGTGTCGATGCGGCTGATTCCCGCCGTGCCGTTCTCGGTGCTGAACTACGCGGCGGGCGCGTCGGCGGTGCGGGTGCTCCCCTACACGTTCGCGACGCTGATCGGGTTGCTGCCCGGGACCTCAGCCGTGGTGATCCTCGGCGATGCGCTGACCGGCAACGTCAGCCCGCTGTTGGTGCTGATCTCGTTCTGCACCGCGTGCGTCGGTGTGGCCGGGCTGGTCTATGAGATCCGCACCCACCGCCGCCATCACCGCGAGCGCCTGGACCGCGCAGAACAGGTCGCCGAGCCGACGACCGCCAGCTGA
- a CDS encoding SPFH domain-containing protein, translating to MDGAVAGLILVAVLVVFAAIIVAKSVALIPQAEAAVIERLGRYSKTVSGQLTLLLPFVDKIRARVDLRERVVSFPPQPVITEDNLTVNIDTVVYFQVTNPQAAVYQISNYIVGVEQLTTTTLRNVVGGMTLEQTLTSRDSINGQLRGVLDEATGRWGLRVARVELRSIDPPPSIQESMEKQMRADREKRAMILMAEGNREASIKQAEGQKQAQILSAEGAKQAAILAAEADRQSRMLRAQGERAASYLQAQGQAKAIEKTFAAIKAGRPTPEMLAYQYLQTLPQMAKGEANKVWLVPSDFGAALQGFTKMLGAPGDDGVFRYQPSPVEEDLPKPEDDSDEVAEWFTTQTDPAIAQAVAKAEAEARSTTPGIGALPASPENDPLPPMQYPPLSQQSQNYPPPRGGGSHSL from the coding sequence ATGGATGGTGCTGTCGCCGGTCTGATTCTGGTGGCTGTGCTGGTGGTCTTCGCCGCCATCATCGTGGCCAAGTCCGTCGCGTTGATCCCGCAGGCGGAAGCCGCGGTGATCGAGCGGCTTGGCCGCTACAGCAAGACCGTGTCGGGACAGCTGACGCTGCTCCTGCCGTTCGTCGACAAGATCCGTGCCCGCGTCGACCTGCGTGAGCGGGTCGTGTCGTTCCCCCCGCAGCCGGTGATCACCGAGGACAACCTGACGGTCAACATCGACACCGTGGTGTACTTCCAGGTGACCAACCCGCAGGCCGCGGTGTACCAGATCAGCAACTACATCGTCGGCGTCGAGCAGCTCACCACGACCACGCTGCGGAACGTGGTCGGCGGCATGACCCTGGAGCAGACGCTGACGTCTCGCGACTCGATCAACGGGCAGCTGCGCGGTGTGCTCGACGAGGCAACGGGCCGGTGGGGCCTGCGGGTCGCGCGCGTCGAATTGCGCAGCATCGATCCGCCGCCGTCGATCCAGGAGTCGATGGAAAAGCAGATGCGCGCCGACCGCGAGAAGCGCGCCATGATCCTGATGGCGGAAGGCAACCGCGAGGCGTCCATCAAACAGGCCGAAGGCCAGAAGCAGGCCCAGATCCTTTCGGCCGAAGGCGCCAAGCAGGCCGCGATCCTGGCCGCGGAGGCCGACCGGCAGTCCCGCATGCTGCGTGCCCAGGGTGAACGAGCTGCGTCGTATCTGCAGGCGCAGGGTCAGGCCAAGGCCATCGAGAAGACATTCGCCGCGATCAAGGCCGGCCGCCCCACACCCGAGATGCTGGCGTACCAATACCTGCAGACGCTGCCGCAGATGGCCAAGGGGGAGGCCAACAAGGTGTGGCTCGTCCCCAGCGACTTCGGCGCTGCGCTGCAGGGGTTCACGAAGATGCTCGGCGCCCCCGGCGACGACGGTGTGTTCCGGTATCAGCCGTCGCCGGTCGAGGAGGATCTGCCGAAACCGGAGGACGACTCGGATGAGGTCGCCGAGTGGTTCACCACCCAGACCGATCCGGCGATAGCTCAGGCCGTCGCCAAGGCAGAGGCCGAAGCGCGGTCGACGACTCCGGGTATCGGCGCGCTACCCGCCTCACCGGAGAATGATCCGCTGCCGCCTATGCAGTACCCGCCGCTGTCGCAGCAGTCACAGAACTATCCGCCGCCGCGCGGCGGCGGCTCGCACTCGCTGTAG
- a CDS encoding ferrochelatase: MDVDAVLLLSFGGPEAPDQVMPFLENVTRGRGIPRERLESVAEHYLHFGGVSPINSINRALIDQLRGLIDVPVYFGNRNWEPYVEDAVTAMANDGIRTAAVFATSAWGGYSGCTQYVEDIARARRAAGDAAPRLVKLRQFYDHPLFVQMFSDAITAAAQTVPGNARLVFTAHSIPLSARSRCGTDLYERQVAYAASLVAAAAGYAEHDQVWQSRSGPPQVPWLEPDVADHLASLAESGTGAVIVCPIGFVADHIEVAWDLDHELRLQAEGAHIAFARATTPNADLARVVADLLDELRNDRDPVRVTGPDAPPLQGFSIDGVVCTDRCDTR; encoded by the coding sequence CGTCCTGCTGCTGTCGTTCGGCGGGCCGGAGGCGCCGGACCAGGTGATGCCGTTCCTGGAGAACGTCACCAGGGGACGGGGGATCCCGCGTGAGCGCCTCGAGTCCGTCGCGGAGCACTACCTGCATTTCGGCGGTGTCTCACCGATCAACAGCATCAACCGCGCGCTGATCGACCAGCTGCGTGGACTCATCGACGTCCCTGTCTACTTCGGCAACCGCAACTGGGAGCCGTACGTCGAAGACGCCGTCACCGCCATGGCCAACGACGGGATCCGCACCGCGGCGGTCTTCGCGACGTCGGCGTGGGGCGGCTACTCGGGGTGCACGCAGTACGTCGAGGACATCGCGCGCGCCAGGCGGGCCGCGGGAGATGCCGCACCGCGCTTGGTGAAACTGCGTCAGTTCTACGACCATCCGCTGTTCGTGCAGATGTTCAGCGACGCGATCACCGCGGCGGCGCAGACGGTGCCCGGCAATGCGCGGTTGGTGTTCACCGCGCATTCCATCCCGTTGTCCGCCAGATCCCGCTGTGGCACAGACCTATACGAGCGGCAGGTGGCCTACGCGGCCAGCCTCGTTGCTGCCGCTGCGGGCTACGCGGAGCACGACCAGGTCTGGCAGTCGCGGTCCGGACCGCCGCAGGTGCCGTGGCTGGAGCCGGACGTCGCCGACCATCTGGCCTCGCTCGCCGAGTCCGGGACCGGCGCCGTGATCGTCTGCCCGATCGGCTTCGTGGCAGACCACATCGAGGTGGCGTGGGACCTCGACCATGAATTGAGGCTGCAGGCCGAAGGTGCCCACATCGCGTTCGCGCGGGCGACGACGCCCAACGCGGACCTCGCGCGGGTGGTAGCCGATCTGCTCGACGAACTGCGGAACGACCGCGACCCCGTTCGGGTAACCGGCCCGGATGCTCCACCGCTGCAGGGCTTCTCGATCGACGGCGTCGTGTGCACAGACAGGTGTGACACCAGGTAG
- a CDS encoding wax ester/triacylglycerol synthase family O-acyltransferase codes for MDELTALASGFLSAEDSDHRVSLAIGSVVTLDGPMPDFDSLLSNLGERIKTCPRFAHRLRSHAFDHDAPEWVDDVDFDVARHVKRLSLPSPGDEHELHRLVAEVMAWRMDRSRPLWEIWVMEGLRDGRWAMLLKVHSCIAHAVTIAHIVAGLSDEGIHLAPGGQLDSARRGEQCDVRPSASSLNPITWMRGLWHVSKDVSRLASAVFDLLPSSATTPLNGPMTNLRRYSAARVSLDDVHQVCRVFDVTVADVALAALTDSYRAYLIRHGHQPSAESLRTLMPDNASAMLALLPVDDADSVGQLRVVHSRLSRARHAGREIGSAANHVPFPVAAWAMRLLTRLPQHSVAAVVTTASGPREPLHIMGRRVAAVTPVPPIAMQLRSGVAVLSYAGDLFFGILADYAAVPDADELARGIESAVRRLVARSKRRNPTRDRKGLSLVVSA; via the coding sequence ATGGATGAGTTGACCGCCCTGGCGTCGGGATTTCTGAGTGCCGAAGACTCCGACCATCGAGTCAGTCTCGCGATTGGCAGCGTGGTGACCCTCGACGGGCCGATGCCGGATTTCGATTCCCTGTTGTCCAATCTCGGTGAGCGGATCAAGACTTGCCCCCGATTCGCTCACCGGTTGCGGTCACATGCTTTCGACCATGACGCCCCGGAGTGGGTCGACGACGTCGACTTCGACGTGGCTCGCCACGTCAAGCGGCTCTCGTTGCCTTCGCCTGGCGACGAGCACGAGTTGCATCGACTCGTCGCCGAAGTCATGGCCTGGCGGATGGACCGCAGCCGGCCGCTATGGGAGATCTGGGTGATGGAGGGGCTGCGCGACGGCCGGTGGGCCATGCTCCTCAAAGTCCACAGCTGTATCGCTCACGCTGTGACAATCGCACACATCGTTGCCGGACTCTCCGATGAGGGAATCCACCTCGCGCCGGGCGGTCAACTCGATTCGGCGCGGCGAGGCGAGCAATGCGACGTGCGACCGTCGGCGTCCAGCCTGAATCCGATCACTTGGATGCGTGGGTTATGGCATGTGTCGAAGGACGTTTCGCGGCTCGCCAGCGCCGTGTTCGACCTCCTCCCGTCCTCTGCAACCACGCCCTTGAACGGACCGATGACCAACCTGCGTCGATACAGTGCCGCGCGAGTGTCGCTCGATGACGTTCACCAGGTTTGCCGAGTCTTCGACGTCACCGTCGCTGACGTCGCGTTGGCTGCGCTTACCGACAGTTATCGCGCGTACCTGATCCGTCATGGCCACCAGCCGTCGGCGGAATCGCTTCGCACGCTCATGCCGGACAACGCCTCGGCGATGCTGGCGCTGCTGCCGGTCGATGACGCCGACTCCGTCGGACAGCTGCGCGTGGTGCACTCCCGGCTGTCACGCGCCAGGCATGCGGGCCGCGAAATCGGATCGGCGGCCAACCACGTCCCGTTTCCGGTCGCCGCGTGGGCCATGCGGCTGTTGACTCGGTTGCCGCAGCACAGCGTGGCCGCCGTCGTCACCACTGCATCCGGACCGCGCGAGCCGCTGCACATCATGGGCCGGCGGGTAGCGGCGGTGACCCCGGTTCCGCCGATCGCGATGCAGCTACGCAGCGGCGTGGCGGTACTCAGCTATGCCGGGGATTTGTTCTTCGGCATCCTGGCCGATTATGCGGCGGTGCCCGATGCGGACGAACTCGCCCGCGGCATCGAGTCCGCAGTACGGCGGTTGGTGGCAAGAAGCAAGCGGCGCAATCCGACCCGCGACCGCAAGGGTCTGTCGCTGGTCGTCAGCGCCTGA